In Phyllostomus discolor isolate MPI-MPIP mPhyDis1 chromosome 2, mPhyDis1.pri.v3, whole genome shotgun sequence, the following are encoded in one genomic region:
- the CXADR gene encoding coxsackievirus and adenovirus receptor isoform X2, which translates to MALLLRLLLLCGAADVTSSLSITSPEHMIEKAKGETAYLPCKFTESPEDQGPLDIEWLLSPADNQKVDQVIIIYSGDKIYDDYYQDLKGRVHFTSSDVKSGDASINVTNLQLSDIGTYQCKVKKAPGVGNKKIQLAVLVKPSGTRCYVDGSEEIGNDFKLKCEPKEGSLPLLYEWQKLSNSQKLPPALVTEMTSPVISVKNATTEYSGVYSCTVRNRVGSDQCELRLDVVPPSNKAGTIAGAIIGTLLALAIIGLIIFCCRKKHREKKYEKEVHHDIREDVPPPKSRTSTARSYMGSNHSSLGSMSPSNMEGYSKTQYNQVPSEDFDRAPQSPTLPPAKSEYTYKTDGITVV; encoded by the exons ATGTGACCAGCAGTTTGAGTATCACCAGTCCTGAACACATGATTGAAAAGGCCAAAGGGGAAACCGCCTATTTGCCATGCAAATTCACCGAGAGTCCAGAAGACCAGGGTCCACTGGACATTGAGTGGCTGCTATCACCAGCTGATAATCAGAAGGTGGATCAAGTG ATTATCATATATTCTGGTGACAAAATTTATGATGACTACTATCAAGATCTAAAAGGACGAGTGCATTTTACAAGCAGCGATGTCAAATCTGGTGACGCATCGATAAACGTAACAAATTTACAGTTGTCGGATATCGGCACATACCAGTGCAAAGTGAAAAAAGCCCCTGGGGTTGGAAATAAGAAGATTCAGCTGGCAGTTCTTG ttaAGCCTTCGGGTACAAGATGTTACGTTGATGGAtcagaagaaattggaaatgacTTTAAACTGAAATGTGAACCCAAGGAAGGCTCGCTTCCGTTACTGTATGAATGGCAAAAATTGTCCAACTCACAGAAACTGCCCCCAGCGTTGGTAACAG AAATGACGTCACCGGTTATATCGGTAAAAAACGCCACTACCGAGTACTCCGGGGTGTACAGTTGTACAGTCCGCAACAGAGTGGGCTCTGATCAGTGCGAGCTGCGCCTGGACGTTGTGCCTC CTTCAAATAAAGCTGGGACAATTGCAGGAGCTATTATAGGAACTTTGCTTGCGCTAGCGATCATCGGTCTGATCATCTTTTGCTGTCGTaaaaagcacagagagaaaaaatatgaaaaggaagtTCATCATGATATCAG GGAAGACGTGCCTCCTCCCAAGAGCCGGACGTCCACTGCCAGAAGCTACATGGGCAGCAACCACTCATCCCTGGGGTCCATGTCTCCTTCCAACATGGAAGGCTATTCCAAGACTCAGTATAACCAAGTACCAAGCGAAGATTTTGACCGCGCCCCTCAGAGCCCGACTCTCCCACCTGCTAAG tCCGAGTACACTTACAAGACTGATGGAATTACAGTGGTATAA
- the CXADR gene encoding coxsackievirus and adenovirus receptor isoform X3, which translates to MALLLRLLLLCGAADVTSSLSITSPEHMIEKAKGETAYLPCKFTESPEDQGPLDIEWLLSPADNQKVDQVIIIYSGDKIYDDYYQDLKGRVHFTSSDVKSGDASINVTNLQLSDIGTYQCKVKKAPGVGNKKIQLAVLVKPSGTRCYVDGSEEIGNDFKLKCEPKEGSLPLLYEWQKLSNSQKLPPALVTEMTSPVISVKNATTEYSGVYSCTVRNRVGSDQCELRLDVVPPSNKAGTIAGAIIGTLLALAIIGLIIFCCRKKHREKKYEKEVHHDIREDVPPPKSRTSTARSYMGSNHSSLGSMSPSNMEGYSKTQYNQVPSEDFDRAPQSPTLPPAKEP; encoded by the exons ATGTGACCAGCAGTTTGAGTATCACCAGTCCTGAACACATGATTGAAAAGGCCAAAGGGGAAACCGCCTATTTGCCATGCAAATTCACCGAGAGTCCAGAAGACCAGGGTCCACTGGACATTGAGTGGCTGCTATCACCAGCTGATAATCAGAAGGTGGATCAAGTG ATTATCATATATTCTGGTGACAAAATTTATGATGACTACTATCAAGATCTAAAAGGACGAGTGCATTTTACAAGCAGCGATGTCAAATCTGGTGACGCATCGATAAACGTAACAAATTTACAGTTGTCGGATATCGGCACATACCAGTGCAAAGTGAAAAAAGCCCCTGGGGTTGGAAATAAGAAGATTCAGCTGGCAGTTCTTG ttaAGCCTTCGGGTACAAGATGTTACGTTGATGGAtcagaagaaattggaaatgacTTTAAACTGAAATGTGAACCCAAGGAAGGCTCGCTTCCGTTACTGTATGAATGGCAAAAATTGTCCAACTCACAGAAACTGCCCCCAGCGTTGGTAACAG AAATGACGTCACCGGTTATATCGGTAAAAAACGCCACTACCGAGTACTCCGGGGTGTACAGTTGTACAGTCCGCAACAGAGTGGGCTCTGATCAGTGCGAGCTGCGCCTGGACGTTGTGCCTC CTTCAAATAAAGCTGGGACAATTGCAGGAGCTATTATAGGAACTTTGCTTGCGCTAGCGATCATCGGTCTGATCATCTTTTGCTGTCGTaaaaagcacagagagaaaaaatatgaaaaggaagtTCATCATGATATCAG GGAAGACGTGCCTCCTCCCAAGAGCCGGACGTCCACTGCCAGAAGCTACATGGGCAGCAACCACTCATCCCTGGGGTCCATGTCTCCTTCCAACATGGAAGGCTATTCCAAGACTCAGTATAACCAAGTACCAAGCGAAGATTTTGACCGCGCCCCTCAGAGCCCGACTCTCCCACCTGCTAAG GAGCCTTGA
- the CXADR gene encoding coxsackievirus and adenovirus receptor isoform X1, which translates to MALLLRLLLLCGAADVTSSLSITSPEHMIEKAKGETAYLPCKFTESPEDQGPLDIEWLLSPADNQKVDQVIIIYSGDKIYDDYYQDLKGRVHFTSSDVKSGDASINVTNLQLSDIGTYQCKVKKAPGVGNKKIQLAVLVKPSGTRCYVDGSEEIGNDFKLKCEPKEGSLPLLYEWQKLSNSQKLPPALVTEMTSPVISVKNATTEYSGVYSCTVRNRVGSDQCELRLDVVPPSNKAGTIAGAIIGTLLALAIIGLIIFCCRKKHREKKYEKEVHHDIREDVPPPKSRTSTARSYMGSNHSSLGSMSPSNMEGYSKTQYNQVPSEDFDRAPQSPTLPPAKVAAPNLSRMGAVPVMIPAQSKDGSIV; encoded by the exons ATGTGACCAGCAGTTTGAGTATCACCAGTCCTGAACACATGATTGAAAAGGCCAAAGGGGAAACCGCCTATTTGCCATGCAAATTCACCGAGAGTCCAGAAGACCAGGGTCCACTGGACATTGAGTGGCTGCTATCACCAGCTGATAATCAGAAGGTGGATCAAGTG ATTATCATATATTCTGGTGACAAAATTTATGATGACTACTATCAAGATCTAAAAGGACGAGTGCATTTTACAAGCAGCGATGTCAAATCTGGTGACGCATCGATAAACGTAACAAATTTACAGTTGTCGGATATCGGCACATACCAGTGCAAAGTGAAAAAAGCCCCTGGGGTTGGAAATAAGAAGATTCAGCTGGCAGTTCTTG ttaAGCCTTCGGGTACAAGATGTTACGTTGATGGAtcagaagaaattggaaatgacTTTAAACTGAAATGTGAACCCAAGGAAGGCTCGCTTCCGTTACTGTATGAATGGCAAAAATTGTCCAACTCACAGAAACTGCCCCCAGCGTTGGTAACAG AAATGACGTCACCGGTTATATCGGTAAAAAACGCCACTACCGAGTACTCCGGGGTGTACAGTTGTACAGTCCGCAACAGAGTGGGCTCTGATCAGTGCGAGCTGCGCCTGGACGTTGTGCCTC CTTCAAATAAAGCTGGGACAATTGCAGGAGCTATTATAGGAACTTTGCTTGCGCTAGCGATCATCGGTCTGATCATCTTTTGCTGTCGTaaaaagcacagagagaaaaaatatgaaaaggaagtTCATCATGATATCAG GGAAGACGTGCCTCCTCCCAAGAGCCGGACGTCCACTGCCAGAAGCTACATGGGCAGCAACCACTCATCCCTGGGGTCCATGTCTCCTTCCAACATGGAAGGCTATTCCAAGACTCAGTATAACCAAGTACCAAGCGAAGATTTTGACCGCGCCCCTCAGAGCCCGACTCTCCCACCTGCTAAGGTAGCTGCCCCTAATCTCAGTAGGATGGGAGCGGTGCCTGTGATGATTCCAGCACAGAGCAAGGACGGGTCGATAGTATAG